The proteins below come from a single Hyphomicrobium denitrificans ATCC 51888 genomic window:
- the rsmH gene encoding 16S rRNA (cytosine(1402)-N(4))-methyltransferase RsmH, whose protein sequence is MTRGGGAEGASLGPAEKPPRHIPVLRSEVLETLAPKAGETYIDGTFGAGGYTRAILEAADCRVLALDRDPNAIRGAAPLLAEFAPRLTLVESPFSRLEEVAQDALGGAQVDGVVLDIGVSSMQLDDAERGFSFQHDGPLDMRMSSNGQTVADFVNSAAEEIIANVIYAFGEEHKSRAIARAIVRRRAETPYARTRELADTVSRVFHGRKVDGRHPATRTFQALRIFINDELGELASALSAAERVLRPGGRLVVVSFHSLEDRIVKKFIAERSGKTQSVSRHLPTETIKSTPPSFRIVNSRPLTPSKGELDVNPRARSARLRAAFRTDSDPWPLNRETLGFPAFED, encoded by the coding sequence ATGACGCGCGGTGGCGGGGCAGAGGGAGCCTCGCTGGGGCCGGCTGAAAAGCCTCCGCGCCATATTCCCGTGCTTCGTTCCGAGGTCCTCGAGACGCTCGCGCCGAAGGCCGGCGAAACCTACATCGATGGTACGTTCGGCGCAGGCGGATATACGCGCGCAATTCTTGAAGCTGCCGACTGCCGAGTGCTGGCGCTGGATCGCGACCCCAATGCCATCCGAGGCGCAGCGCCGTTGCTGGCCGAGTTCGCTCCGCGGCTGACGCTCGTCGAATCGCCTTTCAGCCGGCTTGAGGAAGTCGCTCAGGACGCGCTCGGCGGGGCGCAGGTGGACGGCGTCGTGCTCGACATCGGCGTCTCGTCGATGCAGCTCGACGATGCGGAGCGCGGCTTTTCCTTTCAACACGACGGCCCGCTCGACATGCGCATGTCGAGCAACGGGCAGACGGTCGCCGATTTCGTCAATTCGGCAGCGGAAGAGATAATCGCCAACGTCATTTACGCGTTCGGAGAGGAACACAAGTCGCGGGCGATTGCGCGCGCGATCGTCAGGCGTCGCGCGGAGACGCCGTATGCACGTACGCGGGAACTCGCCGACACGGTGTCTCGCGTTTTTCACGGACGCAAAGTCGACGGCCGGCACCCGGCGACGCGGACGTTTCAGGCGTTGCGGATTTTCATCAACGACGAGCTTGGCGAACTGGCTTCGGCGCTATCGGCTGCTGAGCGCGTGCTGAGGCCCGGCGGGCGTCTTGTCGTTGTCTCGTTTCACAGCCTGGAAGACCGGATCGTTAAAAAATTCATCGCCGAGCGCAGCGGCAAAACCCAGTCCGTTTCACGCCATTTGCCAACAGAAACGATAAAAAGCACGCCTCCAAGTTTCCGAATTGTTAACTCGCGGCCGTTAACACCTTCTAAAGGTGAATTGGATGTGAACCCGCGTGCTCGGTCGGCACGTCTCAGAGCAGCATTTCGTACAGACTCGGATCCTTGGCCGCTCAATCGCGAAACGTTAGGTTTTCCTGCGTTCGAGGATTAG
- the ftsL gene encoding cell division protein FtsL has product MRLLNIAAFFFAITSALLLYGLNYDTRRLEAEVQSKERAAERARDDIAVLKAERGTLARPDRIDGLARQIGLAPPRVDQFANGREVSDLGEQDRGNGR; this is encoded by the coding sequence ATGCGTCTCCTGAACATTGCCGCGTTTTTCTTCGCCATCACGAGCGCACTGCTCCTTTACGGACTGAATTACGACACCCGGCGTCTCGAAGCGGAAGTGCAGTCGAAAGAACGCGCTGCGGAGCGCGCTCGCGACGACATCGCGGTGCTCAAGGCGGAACGCGGAACGCTGGCTCGTCCGGACCGCATCGACGGACTGGCGCGGCAGATCGGTCTTGCGCCTCCGCGTGTCGATCAATTCGCCAATGGGCGCGAAGTGTCCGATCTCGGCGAGCAGGATCGTGGCAATGGCCGCTGA
- a CDS encoding peptidoglycan D,D-transpeptidase FtsI family protein, with protein sequence MAADGTLAIGRPAPDDVRKRRTRSATETVVYGFLFFAFAEVAIHLLTLAAGHQAAVTLAVSEPVATSFSRPDIVDRNGRLLATDLEAPSIYADPGVVLDRDELVEKLATVLPDIDQKELLRALSDRSRRFVWVRRGVSPKIAQRVHDLGLPGLSFRYELKRAYPAGLLAGHVLGTVNVDNRGLTGIEKYIDDSVGTDPVHAASLSTRMPVRLSLDIGVQHALEDELDDAEQKYRAAGSAGIVLNVKTGEVLASASTPRINPAWPSQAHDDKYLDKMTAGTYELGSVFKTLTIAMALDEGLAKPDTIIDVRKPLEVGRFTVTDFHPANRPLSVTEVFTHSSNIGAGMLALQAGPDKFEAFLRKFGMLSPLKTEEGPVAAPQLPPKWGKASTITISYGHGLAVAPLQFAAATASVLNDGKPVHPTFLKRYGGDQAAEKSLVTRTTSRDMARLMRLNVTAPDGTGKEADVPGYRVGGKTGTADMPGRGGYSSKSVISSFLGAFPMDDPQYVTFVILFDPKGTAETKGQHTAGYTAAPVTSRLISRIAGQLGVAPTDVAASQ encoded by the coding sequence ATGGCCGCTGACGGCACTCTGGCGATCGGCCGCCCGGCGCCTGACGACGTTCGTAAGCGGCGCACGCGCAGCGCGACGGAAACGGTCGTCTATGGCTTTCTCTTTTTCGCGTTCGCGGAAGTCGCGATTCATCTGCTCACGCTGGCGGCTGGTCATCAGGCGGCCGTGACGCTCGCGGTTTCGGAGCCGGTCGCGACGAGCTTCAGCCGTCCCGATATCGTCGATCGCAATGGCCGGCTTCTGGCGACGGATTTGGAAGCGCCGTCGATCTATGCCGATCCGGGCGTCGTGCTCGACCGGGACGAACTCGTTGAAAAGCTCGCGACGGTTTTGCCGGATATCGATCAGAAAGAGCTTCTGCGGGCGCTTTCGGACCGCTCGCGCCGTTTCGTCTGGGTGCGCCGGGGCGTGTCGCCGAAAATCGCGCAGCGCGTGCATGATCTCGGACTTCCCGGGCTTTCCTTCCGCTATGAGTTGAAGCGAGCGTATCCGGCGGGACTGCTCGCAGGCCACGTGCTCGGTACGGTCAACGTCGACAATCGCGGACTGACTGGCATCGAGAAATACATCGACGACAGCGTCGGCACCGATCCGGTTCATGCGGCGTCGCTCTCGACGCGGATGCCTGTGCGGCTTTCCCTCGACATCGGTGTTCAGCATGCGCTCGAAGACGAACTCGACGATGCGGAACAGAAATACCGGGCGGCCGGTTCTGCGGGCATTGTCCTCAACGTCAAAACGGGAGAAGTGCTCGCCAGTGCATCGACGCCGCGGATCAATCCGGCGTGGCCGTCACAGGCGCATGACGACAAATATCTCGACAAGATGACCGCCGGAACGTACGAGCTCGGCTCCGTCTTCAAGACGCTGACGATCGCGATGGCGCTGGATGAAGGTCTCGCCAAGCCGGATACGATCATCGACGTGCGCAAGCCGTTGGAGGTCGGACGTTTCACGGTGACCGACTTCCATCCCGCGAACCGGCCTTTGAGCGTGACAGAAGTTTTCACGCATTCGTCCAACATCGGCGCGGGCATGCTGGCGCTGCAGGCCGGGCCGGACAAATTCGAGGCGTTCCTGCGCAAATTCGGAATGTTGTCGCCGCTCAAGACGGAAGAAGGCCCCGTGGCCGCGCCACAGCTGCCGCCGAAATGGGGGAAAGCGTCGACGATCACGATATCCTACGGGCACGGTCTGGCCGTTGCACCGTTGCAATTCGCGGCGGCGACGGCGTCGGTTCTGAATGACGGCAAGCCGGTTCATCCGACCTTTCTCAAGCGCTACGGCGGCGATCAGGCTGCCGAGAAATCGCTCGTCACGCGCACGACGTCCCGCGATATGGCGCGCCTGATGCGGCTCAACGTGACCGCGCCGGATGGGACCGGCAAGGAGGCCGACGTTCCGGGTTATCGCGTCGGCGGGAAGACCGGTACGGCCGACATGCCGGGTCGCGGAGGGTATTCGTCGAAGTCCGTGATCTCGTCGTTTCTCGGAGCGTTCCCGATGGATGATCCGCAGTATGTGACATTCGTCATCCTGTTCGATCCGAAGGGAACGGCGGAGACGAAGGGCCAGCATACGGCGGGTTACACCGCGGCGCCGGTCACAAGCCGCTTGATCTCGCGGATTGCGGGGCAACTCGGCGTGGCACCGACGGACGTGGCGGCAAGCCAATAG